CTAGTTTTATGGTTATGTGCTAATTTTCTAAGCCAAATTACTATAAGGTATTCTCATATTTTTTATTCTTATACAAACGAGGAGTTCTAATTTGGCTAATAGCGAAAAGCGAAAGGCTAATAGCCAAAAAGCGGCTTATAGCCGCTTTTTACATATACATCTCATTATAATATTCTTCAAGCATTCTCTTAACTGCAAACTTATCCTTAGTGCTTAAGATACTGTTTTTCATCATTTCTACCCATTTATCACGGTTATCATAGTAAGTAGGAATAACTTCCTCTAATAATACCTTATAAAGTGCCTTTAAGTCGTGTGCATCTTGCTCTTGTACATTTTCACTTTCAAATCCATCGCCAAATTGCCATCCGTTTACACCATGCTCACAAGCTTCAGGCCACCATCCATCAAGGATACTAAAGTTAAGAACTCCATTCATTGCAGCCTTCATACCAGAAGTACCACTTGCTTCCTTAGGTCTTCTTGGGTTATTTAACCAAATATCTGAGCCTCTAGTTAACATTTTACCTATAGTCATATCGTAGTTTTCTAAGAATACTACTGAGTTAGGATATTTCTTAGTCATCTTAACAATATTTTCAACGATTTTCTTACCAGTGTCATCTAATGGATGGGCTTTACCAGAGAACACTAATTGAATCTTACCTTCTTTTAATAATGGGTCGATTACAGATTCATCTGAGAATATGAAGTTACTTCTCTTATATGGAGCAGCTCTTCTAGAGAAACCGATTAATAGTTTATCACTATCTAGCTCAGCTCCAGTTCTCTCTTTAACAAATTCAATTAATTTTTTCTTATTATCCATATGAGTTTCCCAAAGGTCTCCGTCATTTTCAGCAGCATCAATCATTCTTTCGTCAACCCAAGTAGGTAAGTGGATTGCATTTGTTATACCTATTATTTCAGATCTATTGTCTACGTGCTCCCACATCTTATTAGCTGTTTTGCAGTGTAATTGAGCAACTGCATTTGATATACGGGACAATTTTAAAGCCGCTACTGTCATAT
Above is a genomic segment from Caldisalinibacter kiritimatiensis containing:
- the glgP gene encoding alpha-glucan family phosphorylase encodes the protein MSNNLPKVAYFCMEYGLDTSLRTYAGGLGILAGDYLKGAKDHNYPIVGIGIKWKQGYTDQMIDEDGRPYDTYHNYEYDFLKDTGVKVTVKIRQRDVVCKVWEVDKFGNAPLYLLDTDLPENEDSWITGQLYGWFGEERIAQEMVLGIGGIKALRALGIDIDVYHFNEGHAVFAGLELLREKMDKGMSFEEALKATREEIVFTTHTPVIQGNESHYLDRLMYMGANNGLTIEQMVQIGGSPFNMTVAALKLSRISNAVAQLHCKTANKMWEHVDNRSEIIGITNAIHLPTWVDERMIDAAENDGDLWETHMDNKKKLIEFVKERTGAELDSDKLLIGFSRRAAPYKRSNFIFSDESVIDPLLKEGKIQLVFSGKAHPLDDTGKKIVENIVKMTKKYPNSVVFLENYDMTIGKMLTRGSDIWLNNPRRPKEASGTSGMKAAMNGVLNFSILDGWWPEACEHGVNGWQFGDGFESENVQEQDAHDLKALYKVLLEEVIPTYYDNRDKWVEMMKNSILSTKDKFAVKRMLEEYYNEMYM